The following are encoded together in the Streptomyces rapamycinicus NRRL 5491 genome:
- a CDS encoding alkaline phosphatase family protein yields MPDFTRRRLLGAAASTLGAGAAASLLPPSVQQAIAAGPAKGGSLHDVEHVVLLMQENRSFDHYFGTLKGVRGFADPDALTLSTGKSVFHQPDAENPDGYLLPFHLDTHSTSAQAIPSTSHAWSVQHEAWNDGAMDKWLPAHRKADGKNGPYVMGYHTRADIPFQFALAEAFTICDNYFCSVFGPTWPNRLYWMTGTIDPAGVKGGPVLENKAPKPYRWTTYAERLQNAGVSWKVYQEEDDYGCNLLEQFQQFQDAKPGDPLYDRAMTVSPAGTFEEDARNDRLPTVSWIIPTSTQSEHPDYLPAAGADYVASKIEAIASNPEVWRKTVFILNYDENDGLFDHVPPPTPKPGTVDEFVGGLPIGGGFRVPCLIVSPWTVGGWAAGEAFDHTSVLRFLERLTGVEEPNISQWRRRSFGDLTSAFGFSHAAPKPPRLPDDTAEQLEQAKKDVENLPEPTLPGADQTPPKQEKGRRPRR; encoded by the coding sequence ATGCCCGACTTCACCCGCCGTAGACTCCTGGGTGCCGCCGCCAGCACGCTCGGTGCGGGCGCGGCCGCGTCGCTGCTGCCGCCGAGCGTGCAGCAGGCGATAGCCGCCGGCCCGGCCAAGGGCGGCTCCCTCCACGACGTCGAGCACGTCGTCCTGCTGATGCAGGAGAACCGCTCGTTCGACCACTACTTCGGCACCCTCAAGGGGGTCCGCGGCTTCGCCGACCCGGACGCCCTGACCCTCTCCACCGGCAAGTCCGTCTTCCACCAGCCGGACGCGGAGAACCCGGACGGCTATCTGCTCCCGTTCCACCTGGACACCCACTCCACCAGCGCCCAGGCGATCCCCTCCACCAGCCACGCCTGGTCGGTGCAGCACGAGGCGTGGAACGACGGCGCCATGGACAAGTGGCTGCCCGCGCACCGTAAGGCCGACGGCAAGAACGGTCCGTACGTCATGGGCTACCACACCCGTGCGGACATTCCGTTCCAGTTCGCGCTCGCCGAGGCGTTCACGATCTGCGACAACTACTTCTGCTCGGTCTTCGGCCCCACCTGGCCCAACCGGCTGTACTGGATGACGGGCACCATCGACCCGGCCGGTGTCAAGGGCGGCCCGGTCCTGGAGAACAAGGCGCCCAAGCCGTACCGCTGGACGACGTACGCCGAGCGGCTGCAGAACGCCGGGGTCAGCTGGAAGGTGTACCAGGAGGAGGACGACTACGGCTGCAACCTCCTGGAGCAGTTCCAGCAGTTCCAGGACGCCAAGCCCGGCGATCCGCTGTACGACCGCGCCATGACCGTCAGCCCCGCCGGGACCTTCGAGGAGGACGCCCGCAACGACCGGCTGCCGACCGTCTCCTGGATCATCCCCACCAGCACCCAGTCCGAGCACCCGGACTATCTGCCCGCCGCCGGTGCCGACTACGTCGCCTCCAAGATCGAGGCGATCGCGTCCAACCCCGAGGTGTGGCGCAAGACCGTCTTCATCCTCAACTACGACGAGAACGACGGGCTGTTCGACCATGTCCCGCCGCCCACGCCCAAGCCCGGGACCGTGGACGAGTTCGTGGGCGGTCTGCCCATCGGCGGTGGCTTCCGGGTGCCGTGCCTGATCGTCTCGCCGTGGACGGTGGGCGGCTGGGCCGCGGGCGAGGCGTTCGACCACACCTCGGTGCTCCGCTTCCTGGAGCGGCTGACCGGCGTCGAGGAGCCCAACATCAGCCAGTGGCGCCGCCGCTCCTTCGGCGACCTCACCTCCGCCTTCGGCTTCTCGCACGCCGCGCCGAAGCCGCCGAGGCTGCCGGATGACACGGCCGAGCAGCTGGAGCAGGCCAAGAAGGACGTCGAGAACCTGCCCGAGCCGACCCTCCCGGGCGCCGACCAGACCCCGCCGAAGCAGGAGAAGGGCCGCCGCCCCCGCCGCTGA
- a CDS encoding VOC family protein — MTIAKLSVTAVDCPDPTALAHFYQQVLGGEIKNEGKPWVDLHLPDGARLAFQEAPGFVAPSWPSAKESQQLHFDLRVTDMAAAQERVLALGARALDLDDDGGKRDFRVFADPAGHPFCLIHP, encoded by the coding sequence ATGACCATCGCCAAGTTGAGCGTCACCGCCGTCGACTGCCCCGACCCCACCGCGCTCGCCCACTTCTACCAGCAGGTGCTGGGCGGTGAGATCAAGAACGAGGGGAAGCCCTGGGTCGATCTCCACCTGCCCGACGGGGCGCGGCTGGCCTTCCAGGAGGCGCCCGGCTTCGTGGCGCCGAGCTGGCCGTCGGCGAAGGAGTCGCAGCAGCTGCACTTCGATCTGCGGGTGACCGATATGGCGGCGGCGCAGGAGCGGGTGCTGGCGCTGGGGGCCCGTGCGCTGGACCTCGACGACGACGGCGGGAAGCGGGACTTCCGCGTCTTCGCCGATCCGGCGGGGCACCCCTTCTGTCTGATCCATCCCTGA
- a CDS encoding UDP-glucose dehydrogenase family protein, producing MALKITVIGTGYLGATHAAAMAELGFEVLGLDVVPEKIAMLTQGRVPMYEPGLEGLLRRHTVGIEGSSGRLRFTTSYEEAGEFGDIHFICVNTPQKHGEYACDMSYVNSAVESLAPHLRRPALVVGKSTVPVGSADLLAARLAELAPVGADAELAWNPEFLREGFAVQDTLHPDRIVVGVAGDRAEKLLREVYQTPIGEGSPFVVTDFPTAELVKVAANSFLATKISFINAMAEVCEAAGGDVVKLAEAIGYDERIGKKFLRAGIGFGGGCLPKDIRAFMARAGELGADQALTFLREVDSINMRRRGHMVELAREAVGGAFLGKRVAVLGATFKPDSDDVRDSPALNVAGQIQLQGAQVTVFDPKGMENARALFPTLAYAPTAAAAAEGAHAVLHLTEWREFRELDPASLGSVVAERRILDGRNALDPDVWRDAGWTYRALGRPMA from the coding sequence ATGGCCCTCAAGATCACCGTGATCGGCACCGGCTACCTCGGCGCCACCCACGCAGCGGCCATGGCGGAGCTGGGCTTCGAGGTGCTGGGCCTCGACGTCGTGCCCGAGAAGATCGCGATGCTCACCCAGGGCCGGGTGCCGATGTACGAACCCGGGCTCGAGGGGCTGCTGCGGCGCCACACCGTGGGGATCGAGGGGTCCAGCGGGCGGCTGCGCTTCACCACCTCCTACGAGGAGGCCGGGGAGTTCGGAGACATCCACTTCATCTGTGTGAACACCCCCCAGAAGCACGGCGAGTACGCCTGTGACATGAGCTACGTGAACTCCGCGGTGGAGTCGCTCGCCCCGCATCTGCGCCGCCCCGCGCTGGTCGTGGGCAAGTCCACGGTGCCGGTCGGCAGCGCCGACCTGCTCGCGGCCCGGCTGGCCGAGCTGGCCCCGGTGGGGGCGGACGCGGAGCTCGCCTGGAACCCGGAGTTCCTGCGCGAGGGGTTCGCCGTCCAGGACACCCTGCACCCGGACCGGATCGTGGTCGGCGTCGCGGGCGACCGGGCCGAGAAGCTGCTGCGCGAGGTGTACCAGACGCCCATCGGCGAGGGCTCGCCGTTCGTGGTGACCGACTTCCCGACCGCCGAGCTGGTCAAGGTCGCCGCCAACTCCTTCCTGGCGACCAAGATCTCCTTCATCAACGCGATGGCCGAGGTCTGCGAGGCCGCGGGCGGCGATGTGGTCAAGCTCGCCGAGGCCATCGGCTACGACGAGCGCATCGGCAAGAAGTTCCTGCGGGCCGGGATCGGTTTCGGCGGCGGCTGTCTGCCGAAGGACATCCGGGCCTTCATGGCGCGCGCCGGTGAACTCGGCGCCGACCAGGCGCTGACCTTCCTCCGCGAGGTCGACTCGATCAACATGCGCCGCCGCGGCCATATGGTCGAGCTGGCCCGCGAGGCCGTCGGCGGCGCCTTCCTGGGCAAGCGGGTCGCCGTGCTGGGCGCGACCTTCAAGCCGGACTCCGACGACGTCCGGGACTCCCCCGCGCTCAACGTGGCCGGGCAGATACAGCTGCAGGGCGCCCAGGTGACCGTCTTCGACCCCAAGGGCATGGAGAACGCCCGGGCGCTCTTCCCGACCCTCGCCTACGCCCCGACCGCGGCCGCGGCGGCGGAGGGCGCCCATGCGGTGCTGCACCTCACCGAGTGGCGCGAGTTCCGCGAGCTGGACCCGGCGAGCCTCGGCTCGGTCGTCGCCGAGCGCCGGATCCTCGACGGGCGCAACGCGCTGGACCCCGACGTCTGGCGGGACGCCGGGTGGACGTACCGGGCGCTCGGCCGCCCGATGGCATAA
- a CDS encoding acyl-CoA dehydrogenase: MASSVNDFDLYRPSEEHDMLRDAVRSLAEAKIAPYAAEVDEEARFPQEALDALVANDLHAVHVPESYGGSGADALATVIVIEEVSRVCASSSLIPAVNKLGSLPVILSGSEELKKRYLAPLAKGDAMFSYCLSEPDAGSDAAGMKTKAVRDGDFYVLNGVKRWITNAGVSEYYTVMAVTDPEKRSKGISAFVVEKSDPGVSFGAPEKKLGIKGSPTREVYLDNVRIPADRMIGTEGTGFATAMKTLDHTRITIAAQALGIAQGALDYAKGYVQERKQFGKPIGDFQGVQFMLADMAMKLEAARQLTYAAAARSERVALGGGKEDLTFFGAAAKCYASDAAMEITTDAVQLLGGYGYTRDYPLERMMRDAKITQIYEGTNQVQRIVMARNLP; this comes from the coding sequence TTGGCGTCCTCGGTGAACGACTTCGACCTGTACCGGCCGTCCGAAGAGCACGACATGCTCCGGGACGCCGTCCGCTCTCTCGCCGAGGCGAAGATAGCCCCTTATGCCGCCGAGGTCGACGAGGAGGCCCGCTTCCCCCAGGAGGCGCTGGACGCCCTCGTCGCGAACGATCTGCATGCGGTGCACGTCCCCGAGTCCTACGGCGGTTCGGGCGCGGACGCGCTGGCCACCGTGATCGTCATCGAGGAGGTCTCCCGGGTCTGCGCCTCCTCCTCCCTGATCCCCGCGGTCAACAAGCTGGGTTCGCTGCCGGTGATCCTCTCCGGCTCCGAGGAGCTGAAGAAGCGGTACCTGGCCCCGCTCGCCAAGGGCGACGCGATGTTCTCGTACTGTCTCTCCGAGCCGGACGCGGGCTCGGACGCGGCCGGGATGAAGACCAAGGCGGTCCGCGACGGCGACTTCTACGTGCTCAACGGCGTCAAGCGCTGGATCACCAACGCCGGGGTCTCCGAGTACTACACGGTGATGGCCGTCACGGACCCCGAGAAGCGCTCCAAGGGCATCTCCGCCTTCGTCGTCGAGAAGTCCGACCCGGGCGTCTCCTTCGGCGCCCCGGAGAAGAAGCTCGGCATCAAGGGCTCCCCGACCCGCGAGGTCTACCTCGACAACGTCCGCATCCCCGCCGACCGGATGATCGGCACCGAGGGCACCGGCTTCGCCACCGCCATGAAGACCCTCGACCACACCCGGATCACCATCGCCGCCCAGGCCCTCGGCATCGCCCAGGGCGCGCTCGACTACGCCAAGGGCTACGTCCAGGAGCGCAAGCAGTTCGGCAAGCCGATCGGCGACTTCCAGGGCGTGCAGTTCATGCTCGCCGACATGGCGATGAAGCTGGAGGCCGCCCGGCAGCTCACCTACGCGGCGGCGGCCCGGTCCGAGCGGGTGGCCCTCGGCGGCGGCAAGGAGGACCTGACGTTCTTCGGCGCGGCGGCCAAGTGCTACGCCTCCGACGCCGCGATGGAGATCACCACGGACGCCGTCCAGCTGCTCGGCGGCTACGGCTACACCCGTGACTACCCGCTCGAGCGGATGATGCGCGACGCCAAGATCACGCAGATCTACGAGGGCACCAACCAGGTCCAGCGCATCGTGATGGCGCGCAACCTTCCGTAG
- a CDS encoding LCP family protein: MSEWPQGWSGDGSGRYGRGSGSAEPEGARAMPQVRRGAPGAGGPPPYDEPPLPPDLSPHGTVPRQQASQGYDDYDDGYNTGQVYGGGNGGPGGGNGPGGPGGPGPRPVRPKNWKRRITIGLVTLIVLLLAVGIGTYIWADSKLRNEVDLSKVEDRPGGGKGTNYLIVGSDSREGMSDEDKKKLHTGSADGRRTDSMILLHVGENGNTMVSLPRDSWVTIPAFTGSESGRRIPQSQNKLNASFSSEGPGLLVRTIEYNTGLKIDHYAEIGFDGFANLVDGVGGVDIDIPQDMKDKKSGNDLKKGKQTLNGQQALAFVRQRYGLAGGDLDRTKNQQKFLSALANKAASPSTIMNPFKLYPTMGAGLDNLIVDKDMSLWDVKDMFFAMKGVSGGDGKQMNMPISNPGLATSKGSAVQWDMAKVKQLMSELKNDDKVTVSSN, from the coding sequence ATGAGCGAATGGCCCCAGGGATGGTCCGGCGACGGTAGCGGCCGGTACGGACGTGGTAGCGGCAGCGCCGAGCCGGAGGGGGCTCGCGCCATGCCACAGGTGAGGCGCGGCGCGCCCGGTGCGGGCGGTCCACCGCCGTACGACGAGCCACCGCTGCCGCCCGACCTCTCGCCCCACGGCACCGTTCCGCGGCAGCAGGCGTCCCAGGGCTATGACGACTACGACGACGGTTACAACACCGGTCAGGTCTACGGCGGCGGCAACGGCGGGCCGGGCGGCGGCAACGGCCCCGGTGGCCCCGGCGGCCCCGGCCCGCGCCCGGTGAGGCCGAAGAACTGGAAGCGCCGGATAACCATCGGCCTGGTCACCCTGATCGTCCTGCTGCTCGCCGTCGGCATCGGCACCTATATCTGGGCCGACTCCAAGCTCCGCAACGAGGTGGACCTGAGCAAGGTCGAGGACCGGCCGGGCGGCGGCAAGGGAACCAACTACCTGATCGTCGGTTCGGACAGCCGCGAGGGCATGTCCGACGAGGACAAGAAGAAGCTGCACACCGGCTCGGCCGACGGCCGCCGCACCGACTCCATGATCCTTCTCCATGTCGGTGAGAACGGGAACACCATGGTCAGCCTCCCGCGTGACTCCTGGGTCACGATCCCGGCCTTCACCGGCTCGGAGAGCGGCCGGCGGATCCCGCAGAGCCAGAACAAGCTGAACGCCTCGTTCTCCTCCGAAGGCCCCGGACTGCTCGTCCGCACGATCGAGTACAACACCGGCCTGAAGATCGACCACTACGCGGAGATCGGCTTCGACGGCTTCGCCAACCTGGTGGACGGCGTCGGCGGCGTCGACATCGACATCCCGCAGGACATGAAGGACAAGAAGTCCGGCAATGACCTGAAGAAGGGCAAGCAGACGCTGAACGGCCAGCAGGCGCTCGCCTTCGTCCGGCAGCGCTACGGCCTCGCGGGCGGCGACCTGGACCGCACCAAGAACCAGCAGAAGTTCCTGTCCGCGCTGGCCAACAAGGCGGCCTCGCCGAGCACGATCATGAACCCGTTCAAGCTCTACCCGACGATGGGCGCCGGTCTGGACAACCTGATCGTCGACAAGGACATGAGCCTGTGGGACGTGAAGGACATGTTCTTCGCGATGAAGGGTGTCTCCGGCGGCGACGGCAAGCAGATGAACATGCCGATCTCCAACCCCGGCCTGGCCACCTCCAAGGGCAGCGCCGTGCAGTGGGACATGGCCAAGGTCAAGCAGCTGATGAGCGAGCTGAAGAACGACGACAAGGTCACCGTCTCCAGCAACTGA
- a CDS encoding acyl-CoA thioesterase, which yields MTKPAQGAEPELPGKPTSASRTTLSHIMTGSDTNLLGTVHGGVIMKLVDDAAGAVAGRHSEGPAVTASMDEMAFLEPVRVGDLVHVKAQVNWTGRSSMEIGVRVLAERWNESTPATQVGSAYLVFAAVDADGKPRAVPPVIPESERDKRRYQEAEIRRTHRLARRRAIKELRAQRTAGRAHDTTEGTDRP from the coding sequence ATGACCAAACCGGCCCAGGGTGCGGAACCGGAGCTTCCGGGAAAGCCCACCTCCGCCTCCCGTACCACGCTGTCACACATCATGACCGGCAGTGACACCAATCTCCTCGGGACCGTCCACGGTGGCGTGATCATGAAGCTGGTGGACGACGCCGCCGGAGCGGTCGCCGGACGCCACTCCGAGGGGCCCGCGGTCACCGCGTCGATGGATGAGATGGCCTTCCTCGAACCGGTCAGAGTCGGCGACCTCGTCCATGTGAAGGCCCAGGTCAACTGGACCGGCCGGTCCTCCATGGAGATCGGGGTACGGGTACTGGCCGAGCGGTGGAACGAGTCCACGCCTGCCACCCAGGTCGGCAGCGCCTATCTGGTCTTCGCCGCCGTCGACGCCGACGGCAAGCCCCGGGCCGTGCCCCCGGTCATCCCGGAGAGCGAGCGGGACAAGCGGCGCTACCAGGAGGCCGAGATCCGCCGGACCCACCGGCTGGCCCGCCGCCGCGCGATCAAGGAACTCCGCGCCCAGCGCACCGCCGGGCGCGCCCACGACACCACCGAGGGCACCGACCGGCCGTGA
- a CDS encoding LCP family protein, giving the protein MSAPARSPHPSRPRSRRPRWGLRLATGGACLVLAVSGIGHLLVRELDSGIHRVDAFGGLDNRPKNTGGGVNFLVVGTDGREKITPREKALYRLGGAPCRCTDTIMLMHLSGDHRRVSAVSLPRDSYARIPAYTDATGKRHPSHPRKLNAAYAEGGPSLTVRTVEHLTGVHIDHYLEVDFTSFMKTVDVLGGVKICTARPLKDDHTGLDLPAGTHVLNGGQALQYVRSRHVDGTSDLGRIQRQQRFMAAVVHQTTAGGILLNPVRFNRVAGALLGSVRADHGFSAEDLVALGRAMSGVTPRSSEFASVPVVLPGVPVKGAGSTLRWNRAKAERLFTTLREDRPLVTHRPKRVRATPVDVDPARIRVHVLNGTNTTGLARRADRALHATGFATTGSPADAATPDVRHTVIAYDPVWDRSARSLAAALPGARLKPVVGQGAVMQITIGADYKGVRPVRVEAPKTDAAGFGAVTGDEVVCPEGGATRSL; this is encoded by the coding sequence GTGAGTGCACCGGCCCGATCGCCGCACCCGTCGCGCCCCCGCTCCCGCCGCCCCCGCTGGGGGCTGCGGCTGGCCACGGGCGGCGCCTGTCTGGTGCTGGCGGTCAGCGGCATCGGGCATCTACTGGTCAGGGAGCTCGATTCCGGGATCCACCGGGTGGATGCCTTCGGCGGCCTGGACAACCGGCCGAAGAACACCGGCGGGGGCGTCAACTTCCTCGTGGTCGGCACGGACGGACGGGAGAAGATCACGCCCCGGGAGAAGGCGCTGTACCGGCTGGGCGGAGCCCCCTGCCGCTGCACGGACACGATCATGCTGATGCATCTGTCGGGCGACCACCGCCGGGTGAGCGCGGTCAGCCTGCCCCGCGACTCGTACGCCAGGATCCCCGCGTACACCGACGCCACCGGCAAGCGCCATCCGAGCCATCCGCGGAAGCTCAACGCCGCGTACGCCGAGGGTGGGCCGAGCCTGACCGTGCGCACCGTGGAGCATCTGACCGGCGTCCATATCGACCACTACCTCGAGGTGGACTTCACCAGCTTCATGAAGACGGTCGATGTGCTCGGCGGGGTGAAAATCTGCACCGCGCGGCCGCTCAAGGACGACCACACGGGCCTTGACCTGCCGGCCGGCACCCATGTCCTGAACGGCGGCCAGGCGCTGCAGTACGTCCGCTCCCGGCATGTGGACGGCACCTCCGACCTGGGCCGGATCCAGCGGCAGCAGCGCTTCATGGCGGCCGTGGTCCACCAGACCACGGCCGGGGGCATCCTGCTCAACCCGGTGCGGTTCAACCGGGTGGCCGGGGCGCTGCTGGGCTCGGTCCGCGCCGACCACGGTTTCAGCGCGGAGGACTTGGTCGCCCTGGGCCGGGCCATGAGCGGGGTCACCCCCAGGTCCTCGGAGTTCGCCTCGGTCCCGGTGGTGCTGCCCGGTGTGCCGGTGAAGGGGGCCGGCTCCACGCTCCGCTGGAACCGGGCCAAGGCCGAGCGGCTCTTCACCACCCTCCGCGAGGACCGGCCGCTCGTCACCCACCGCCCGAAGCGTGTCCGGGCCACCCCGGTCGACGTGGACCCGGCCCGGATCCGGGTGCATGTGCTCAACGGCACCAATACGACGGGGCTCGCCCGCCGCGCGGACCGCGCGCTGCACGCCACCGGCTTCGCCACCACCGGCTCCCCCGCCGACGCCGCGACCCCCGACGTCCGGCACACGGTGATCGCGTACGACCCCGTCTGGGACCGCTCCGCGCGCTCCCTGGCGGCCGCGCTGCCCGGGGCCCGGCTGAAGCCGGTGGTCGGGCAGGGCGCGGTGATGCAGATCACGATCGGCGCGGACTACAAGGGCGTCCGGCCGGTGCGGGTCGAGGCGCCGAAGACCGATGCCGCCGGGTTCGGGGCCGTCACCGGCGACGAGGTCGTCTGCCCCGAGGGCGGCGCCACCCGCTCCCTCTGA
- a CDS encoding glycosyltransferase family 2 protein: protein MPPHQLPAVSVIMPVLNEERHLRNAVRHILEQEYDGEMEVVIALGPSADRTDEIAAELVAEDPRVHTVPNPTGRTPAALNAAIKASRHPVVVRVDGHGMLSPDYIATAVRLLEETGAQNVGGLMHAEGENDWEKAVAAAMTSKIGVGNAAFHTGGEAAPAETVYLGVFRREALEQQGGYNEEFIRAQDWELNFRIREAGGLIWFSPELKVSYRPRPNVRALAKQYKDYGRWRHVVARFHQGSINLRYLAPPTAVVAIAAGIVLGAAATPWGFVIPGGYLAAIVAGSLPAGRGLPVTARLRIPVALATMHMSWGWGFLTSPRALAKRVIASRRPAVMAQ from the coding sequence ATGCCCCCGCATCAGCTCCCGGCCGTCTCCGTGATCATGCCGGTGCTCAATGAGGAACGCCATCTGCGCAATGCCGTACGGCACATCCTGGAGCAGGAGTACGACGGTGAGATGGAGGTGGTGATCGCGCTCGGCCCGTCCGCGGACCGCACCGACGAGATCGCCGCCGAACTGGTGGCGGAGGACCCCCGGGTGCATACGGTCCCCAACCCCACGGGCCGCACCCCCGCCGCCCTGAACGCGGCGATCAAGGCGTCCCGCCATCCGGTGGTGGTCCGGGTCGACGGCCACGGCATGCTCTCGCCCGACTACATCGCGACCGCCGTACGGCTCCTGGAGGAGACCGGCGCGCAGAACGTCGGCGGGCTCATGCACGCCGAGGGCGAGAACGACTGGGAGAAGGCCGTCGCCGCCGCCATGACCTCCAAGATCGGGGTGGGCAACGCGGCCTTCCACACCGGTGGTGAGGCGGCCCCCGCCGAGACCGTCTATCTGGGCGTCTTCCGGCGTGAGGCGCTCGAACAGCAGGGCGGGTACAACGAGGAGTTCATCCGCGCCCAGGACTGGGAGCTGAACTTCCGGATCCGCGAGGCGGGCGGGCTGATCTGGTTCTCGCCCGAGCTGAAGGTCTCCTACCGGCCGCGGCCGAACGTGCGGGCCCTGGCCAAGCAGTACAAGGACTACGGCCGCTGGCGCCATGTCGTGGCCCGCTTCCACCAGGGCTCGATCAATCTGCGCTATCTCGCACCGCCGACCGCGGTGGTCGCCATCGCGGCGGGCATCGTGCTGGGCGCGGCGGCCACCCCGTGGGGCTTCGTGATCCCCGGCGGCTATCTGGCCGCGATCGTCGCGGGCTCGCTCCCCGCGGGCAGGGGGCTTCCGGTGACGGCCCGGCTGCGGATCCCGGTGGCGCTCGCGACCATGCACATGTCGTGGGGCTGGGGCTTTCTGACCAGCCCGCGGGCGCTCGCCAAGAGGGTCATCGCCAGCCGCCGCCCGGCGGTCATGGCGCAGTAG
- a CDS encoding LCP family protein — MRQSSVRGERGRRATVPEPREQGEDDSPPKGEGPAPHGAGHRRGGQGRPKRSRGVRILRWTALTLAVLVLGAAGAGYFYYEHLNGNLKKEDLDLGDSKIGKPEPNAAGQTPLNILLIGSDSRNTAENVKLGGAKQDADRKPLGDVQMLVHVSADRGNMSVVSIPRDTRVTIPRCTDPHDGTVYPKTEGAINQSLQHGGPGCTVATWKELTGVYIDHFMMIDFSGVVSMADAIGGVPVCVDNNVYSHDSKGHGSGLKLTKGTHNVKGIQALQWLRTRYGFEDNSDIGRAKAQHMYMTSMIRQLKSGTKLSDPGKLMDLAEAATDALTVDHGLGTVKKLYDLGNDLKRVPTKRTTMITMPWEYGGGGEYVLPKPGDAEQTFSLLRNDISLDGKDKKKPDATPAPTAPKEQLPVVVQNGTASTVLGPVSGRAAVITSELARLGYAKATANTVLISQADTTVLYPDEPRQGDALAVAKALKLPKSAVKSSKSVREVTLVVGNDWREGTAYPKTAADDGDKTPKSADALNGEEKGCMKVNPGYTF, encoded by the coding sequence ATGCGGCAGAGCAGTGTGCGGGGGGAGAGAGGGCGGCGGGCCACCGTTCCCGAACCACGTGAGCAGGGTGAGGACGACAGTCCGCCGAAAGGGGAGGGCCCCGCGCCGCACGGCGCGGGGCACCGGCGGGGCGGTCAGGGGCGGCCGAAGCGGAGCCGCGGGGTGCGGATCCTGCGCTGGACCGCCCTGACGCTGGCCGTGCTGGTGCTCGGCGCGGCCGGCGCCGGATACTTCTACTACGAACATCTGAACGGCAATCTGAAGAAGGAGGATCTGGACCTCGGCGACAGCAAGATCGGCAAGCCCGAGCCCAACGCCGCCGGACAGACCCCCCTCAACATCCTGCTCATCGGCTCCGACAGCCGGAACACCGCGGAGAACGTCAAGCTGGGCGGCGCCAAGCAGGACGCGGACCGCAAGCCGCTGGGCGATGTGCAGATGCTGGTGCACGTCTCCGCCGACCGCGGCAACATGTCGGTGGTCAGCATCCCGCGCGACACCCGCGTGACCATCCCCCGGTGCACCGATCCGCACGACGGCACGGTGTATCCGAAGACCGAGGGGGCCATCAACCAGTCGCTCCAGCACGGCGGCCCGGGCTGCACGGTCGCCACCTGGAAGGAGCTCACCGGCGTCTACATCGATCACTTCATGATGATCGACTTCTCCGGGGTGGTCTCCATGGCGGACGCCATCGGCGGCGTCCCGGTGTGCGTGGACAACAACGTCTACTCCCATGACAGCAAGGGCCATGGCTCCGGGCTGAAGCTGACCAAGGGCACCCACAACGTCAAGGGCATCCAGGCCCTCCAGTGGCTGCGCACCCGCTACGGCTTCGAGGACAACAGCGACATCGGCCGGGCCAAGGCCCAGCACATGTATATGACGTCGATGATCCGCCAGCTGAAGTCGGGCACCAAGCTCAGCGACCCGGGCAAGCTGATGGACCTCGCGGAGGCCGCCACCGACGCGCTGACCGTCGACCACGGCCTCGGCACCGTCAAGAAGCTCTACGACCTGGGCAATGACCTCAAGCGGGTGCCGACCAAGCGCACCACCATGATCACCATGCCCTGGGAGTACGGCGGCGGCGGGGAGTACGTACTGCCCAAGCCGGGCGACGCCGAGCAGACCTTCTCGCTGCTGCGCAACGACATAAGCCTGGACGGCAAGGACAAGAAGAAGCCCGACGCCACCCCGGCGCCCACCGCGCCCAAGGAGCAGCTCCCGGTGGTGGTGCAGAACGGCACCGCCAGCACCGTCCTTGGGCCGGTCTCCGGCCGGGCCGCGGTCATCACCTCCGAACTGGCGCGGCTGGGCTACGCCAAGGCCACCGCGAACACGGTGCTCATCTCGCAGGCCGACACCACCGTCCTCTACCCGGACGAGCCCCGGCAGGGCGACGCCCTGGCCGTGGCCAAGGCACTGAAGCTGCCGAAGTCCGCGGTGAAGTCATCGAAGTCGGTGCGGGAGGTCACCCTGGTGGTCGGCAACGACTGGCGCGAGGGCACCGCCTATCCGAAGACGGCGGCGGACGACGGCGACAAGACGCCCAAGAGCGCGGACGCGCTCAACGGCGAGGAGAAGGGCTGTATGAAGGTCAACCCGGGCTACACCTTCTGA